In Cyclopterus lumpus isolate fCycLum1 chromosome 17, fCycLum1.pri, whole genome shotgun sequence, a genomic segment contains:
- the tox4a gene encoding TOX high mobility group box family member 4 isoform X2, with the protein MDLNFYSDLSDGCAQNVDPEFLDTQAYGGYAEENKFSEGSDSYLTISGGGHPFLSAETFHTPSLGDEVFEIPPISLDPDPTLSISDGVSHFELTDGPGGPGGSSGSRSLVSNLVVEANDPSFASTFVNSGSQGLEQLNLGAMGQAGGGALLSSSALELGNSSGSHFSSSSPMTIDVQLGDISHSLLGSGQLSTINPSELALGLGGDNIGHPSDTLEQPLSATPSPAGSLQDEDMDDFKRSVLVDAPMYLSSSLSHMSSHPAPTSSVSPAIARRGGGKPASLALVTAALGTKKGRKKKDPNEPQKPVSAYALFFRDTQAAIKGQNPNASFGEVSKIVASMWDSLAEEQKQVYKRKTEAAKREYMKALVAYRENQLTQPATEEMETPSPPRPPPPVVSLAPGAFSLAGHQAIRLPTSNLEENTITNICASNIILDVPEMTTRSRTGANKVPFPAAAVPPSPTITKIIIPKHMLQLGGQVVTVLHGGVRALQPALVVSGASRQPPPLQQMQNAPPPPRLQQMAPAPPPLQAKPRKGSSTLGVPVSITATPPPPLQIKIVPASLQGKEALPIIVPNTMALSSTATTAAMSAPVVSLQVMHSADTLGNTDDDEVTEVLHPEEEEMTVTVSGDARALRSVCIRTGCTNAAVESNDWDSEYCSNECVATHCSTIFKAWCLNRNQTIVLVWLVAVIPDLQLNWSWRCYMKNKMRKMQQKRKRCVDKVEVMAFYWFDPPCRDTRWDVALQGAVSGSTAKSNGQAH; encoded by the exons ATGGACCTAAATTTCTACTCTGACTTGTCGGATGGCTGTGCTCAAAATGTTGATCCGGAGTTTCTGGACACCCAAGCCTACGGTGGATACGCCGAGGAGAACAAG TTCTCAGAAGGCAGCGACAGTTATCTCACCATCAGTGGAGGGGGCCACCCTTTCCTGTCGGCTGAG ACGTTCCATACGCCGAGTCTCGGGGATGAGGTTTTCGAGATCCCCCCCATCTCCCTGGATCCGGACCCGACTCTGAGCATCAGTGATGGCGTGTCACACTTTGAGTTGACAGATGGGCCGGGCGGGCCCGGGGGTTCTTCGGGCTCCCGGAGCCTGGTCAGCAACCTGGTGGTGGAGGCCAATGACCCGTCCTTTGCCTCCACCTTTGTGAACTCTGGGTCTCAGGGCCTGGAGCAGCTCAACCTTGGGGCGATGGGCCAAGCTGGAGGGGGAGCCCTGCTGAGCTCCTCGGCTCTG GAACTGGGGAACTCCAGTGGTTCACATTTCAGCAGTTCGTCCCCCATGACCATTGATGTCCAGCTTGGCGACATCAGTCACAGTCTTTTGGGAAGCGGCCAGTTGAGCACTATTAACCCATCTGAACTGGCACTTGGTCTTGGGGGTGATAACATTGGGCATCCTTCGGATACACTAGAGCAGCCGCTCTCGGCAACGCCATCACCAGCCGGCTCCCTGCAGGATGAGGACATGGATGACTTCAAG AGGAGTGTGCTGGTAGACGCCCCCATGTATCTATCCTCGTCCCTTTCCCACATGTCCTCCCACCCTGCTCCTACGTCTTCTGTGTCTCCGGCTATAGCCAGGAGGGGCGGAGGCAAGCCGGCCTCTCTGGCCTTGGTGACTGCGGCACTGGGCACtaagaaagggaggaagaagaaagaccCAAACGAACCACAGAAGCCCGTCTCAGCGTATGCGTTGTTCTTCCGAGACACCCAGGCAGCCATTAAGGGCCAGAACCCCAACGCCTCTTTTGGGGAAGTGTCAAAGATTGTGGCCTCCATGTGGGACAGTCTGGCTGAGGAACAGAAGCAG GTGTATAAAAGAAAGACGGAAGCAGCCAAAAGGGAGTACATGAAAGCCCTCGTAGCTTATAGAGAGAACCAGCTTACACAG CCTGCCACTGAGGAGATGGAGACCCCTTCAccaccacgacctccaccaCCGGTGGTCAGTCTGGCACCTGGGGCCTTTTCCTTAGCTGGTCACCAGGCCATCCGTCTGCCGACCAGCAACCTGGAGGAGAACACCATCACCAACATTTGTGCCTCCAACATCATCCTGGACGTCCCGGAGATGACCACCCGTTCCCGCACGGGGGCAAACAAAGTCCCTTTTCCAGCAGCTGCGGTACCCCCGTCCCCGACCATCACGAAGATTATAATCCCAAAGCACATGTTGCAGTTGGGGGGCCAGGTGGTGACTGTGTTGCACGGAGGTGTCCGTGCTTTGCAGCCCGCACTGGTGGTGTCGGGTGCCTCTCGTCAACCACCCCCGCTGCAGCAGATGCAGAACGCTCCGCCTCCGCCGCGGCTCCAGCAAATGGCGCCAGCGCCTCCGCCCTTGCAGGCCAAACCCCGCAAGGGAAGCTCCACGCTAGGTGTCCCCGTGTCCATCACGGCTAcacctccgcctcctctccagATAAAAATAGTTCCCGCGTCCTTGCAGGGCAAAGAGGCTCTGCCGATTATCGTCCCCAATACAATGGCTTTGTCGTCCACCGCAACCACGGCTGCTATGTCTGCACCTGTCGTGTCGCTACAGGTGATGCATTCTGCTGACACGTTGGGCAACACGGACGACGACGAAGTTACAGAAGTGCTGCATCCAGAAGAG GAAGAGATGACGGTGACTGTGTCCGGCGATGCCAGGGCGTTGAGAAGCGTGTGCATCAGGACGGGCTGCACCAACGCAGCCGTGGAGAGCAACGACTGGGACAGCGAATACTGCAGCAACGAATGTGTGGCCACTCACTGCAG CACTATATTCAAGGCCTGGTGCTTGAACAGGAATCAGACCAT TGTTTTGGTATGGCTGGTCGCAGTCATTCCAGATTTACAGCTGAATTGGTCATGGAGATGCTACATGAAGAACAAGATGAGGAAGATGCagcaaaagagaaagagatgcgTTGACAAAGTAGAAGTCATGGCCTTTTATTGGTTTGACCCTCCTTGCAGGGACACACGCTGGGATGTGGCCCTGCAAGGAGCTGTTTCTGGATCTACTGCAAAGTCCAATGGACAAGCTCATTGA
- the tox4a gene encoding TOX high mobility group box family member 4 isoform X1 has product MDLNFYSDLSDGCAQNVDPEFLDTQAYGGYAEENKFSEGSDSYLTISGGGHPFLSAEQTFHTPSLGDEVFEIPPISLDPDPTLSISDGVSHFELTDGPGGPGGSSGSRSLVSNLVVEANDPSFASTFVNSGSQGLEQLNLGAMGQAGGGALLSSSALELGNSSGSHFSSSSPMTIDVQLGDISHSLLGSGQLSTINPSELALGLGGDNIGHPSDTLEQPLSATPSPAGSLQDEDMDDFKRSVLVDAPMYLSSSLSHMSSHPAPTSSVSPAIARRGGGKPASLALVTAALGTKKGRKKKDPNEPQKPVSAYALFFRDTQAAIKGQNPNASFGEVSKIVASMWDSLAEEQKQVYKRKTEAAKREYMKALVAYRENQLTQPATEEMETPSPPRPPPPVVSLAPGAFSLAGHQAIRLPTSNLEENTITNICASNIILDVPEMTTRSRTGANKVPFPAAAVPPSPTITKIIIPKHMLQLGGQVVTVLHGGVRALQPALVVSGASRQPPPLQQMQNAPPPPRLQQMAPAPPPLQAKPRKGSSTLGVPVSITATPPPPLQIKIVPASLQGKEALPIIVPNTMALSSTATTAAMSAPVVSLQVMHSADTLGNTDDDEVTEVLHPEEEEMTVTVSGDARALRSVCIRTGCTNAAVESNDWDSEYCSNECVATHCSTIFKAWCLNRNQTIVLVWLVAVIPDLQLNWSWRCYMKNKMRKMQQKRKRCVDKVEVMAFYWFDPPCRDTRWDVALQGAVSGSTAKSNGQAH; this is encoded by the exons ATGGACCTAAATTTCTACTCTGACTTGTCGGATGGCTGTGCTCAAAATGTTGATCCGGAGTTTCTGGACACCCAAGCCTACGGTGGATACGCCGAGGAGAACAAG TTCTCAGAAGGCAGCGACAGTTATCTCACCATCAGTGGAGGGGGCCACCCTTTCCTGTCGGCTGAG CAGACGTTCCATACGCCGAGTCTCGGGGATGAGGTTTTCGAGATCCCCCCCATCTCCCTGGATCCGGACCCGACTCTGAGCATCAGTGATGGCGTGTCACACTTTGAGTTGACAGATGGGCCGGGCGGGCCCGGGGGTTCTTCGGGCTCCCGGAGCCTGGTCAGCAACCTGGTGGTGGAGGCCAATGACCCGTCCTTTGCCTCCACCTTTGTGAACTCTGGGTCTCAGGGCCTGGAGCAGCTCAACCTTGGGGCGATGGGCCAAGCTGGAGGGGGAGCCCTGCTGAGCTCCTCGGCTCTG GAACTGGGGAACTCCAGTGGTTCACATTTCAGCAGTTCGTCCCCCATGACCATTGATGTCCAGCTTGGCGACATCAGTCACAGTCTTTTGGGAAGCGGCCAGTTGAGCACTATTAACCCATCTGAACTGGCACTTGGTCTTGGGGGTGATAACATTGGGCATCCTTCGGATACACTAGAGCAGCCGCTCTCGGCAACGCCATCACCAGCCGGCTCCCTGCAGGATGAGGACATGGATGACTTCAAG AGGAGTGTGCTGGTAGACGCCCCCATGTATCTATCCTCGTCCCTTTCCCACATGTCCTCCCACCCTGCTCCTACGTCTTCTGTGTCTCCGGCTATAGCCAGGAGGGGCGGAGGCAAGCCGGCCTCTCTGGCCTTGGTGACTGCGGCACTGGGCACtaagaaagggaggaagaagaaagaccCAAACGAACCACAGAAGCCCGTCTCAGCGTATGCGTTGTTCTTCCGAGACACCCAGGCAGCCATTAAGGGCCAGAACCCCAACGCCTCTTTTGGGGAAGTGTCAAAGATTGTGGCCTCCATGTGGGACAGTCTGGCTGAGGAACAGAAGCAG GTGTATAAAAGAAAGACGGAAGCAGCCAAAAGGGAGTACATGAAAGCCCTCGTAGCTTATAGAGAGAACCAGCTTACACAG CCTGCCACTGAGGAGATGGAGACCCCTTCAccaccacgacctccaccaCCGGTGGTCAGTCTGGCACCTGGGGCCTTTTCCTTAGCTGGTCACCAGGCCATCCGTCTGCCGACCAGCAACCTGGAGGAGAACACCATCACCAACATTTGTGCCTCCAACATCATCCTGGACGTCCCGGAGATGACCACCCGTTCCCGCACGGGGGCAAACAAAGTCCCTTTTCCAGCAGCTGCGGTACCCCCGTCCCCGACCATCACGAAGATTATAATCCCAAAGCACATGTTGCAGTTGGGGGGCCAGGTGGTGACTGTGTTGCACGGAGGTGTCCGTGCTTTGCAGCCCGCACTGGTGGTGTCGGGTGCCTCTCGTCAACCACCCCCGCTGCAGCAGATGCAGAACGCTCCGCCTCCGCCGCGGCTCCAGCAAATGGCGCCAGCGCCTCCGCCCTTGCAGGCCAAACCCCGCAAGGGAAGCTCCACGCTAGGTGTCCCCGTGTCCATCACGGCTAcacctccgcctcctctccagATAAAAATAGTTCCCGCGTCCTTGCAGGGCAAAGAGGCTCTGCCGATTATCGTCCCCAATACAATGGCTTTGTCGTCCACCGCAACCACGGCTGCTATGTCTGCACCTGTCGTGTCGCTACAGGTGATGCATTCTGCTGACACGTTGGGCAACACGGACGACGACGAAGTTACAGAAGTGCTGCATCCAGAAGAG GAAGAGATGACGGTGACTGTGTCCGGCGATGCCAGGGCGTTGAGAAGCGTGTGCATCAGGACGGGCTGCACCAACGCAGCCGTGGAGAGCAACGACTGGGACAGCGAATACTGCAGCAACGAATGTGTGGCCACTCACTGCAG CACTATATTCAAGGCCTGGTGCTTGAACAGGAATCAGACCAT TGTTTTGGTATGGCTGGTCGCAGTCATTCCAGATTTACAGCTGAATTGGTCATGGAGATGCTACATGAAGAACAAGATGAGGAAGATGCagcaaaagagaaagagatgcgTTGACAAAGTAGAAGTCATGGCCTTTTATTGGTTTGACCCTCCTTGCAGGGACACACGCTGGGATGTGGCCCTGCAAGGAGCTGTTTCTGGATCTACTGCAAAGTCCAATGGACAAGCTCATTGA
- the tox4a gene encoding TOX high mobility group box family member 4 isoform X3 encodes MDLNFYSDLSDGCAQNVDPEFLDTQAYGGYAEENKFSEGSDSYLTISGGGHPFLSAEQTFHTPSLGDEVFEIPPISLDPDPTLSISDGVSHFELTDGPGGPGGSSGSRSLVSNLVVEANDPSFASTFVNSGSQGLEQLNLGAMGQAGGGALLSSSALELGNSSGSHFSSSSPMTIDVQLGDISHSLLGSGQLSTINPSELALGLGGDNIGHPSDTLEQPLSATPSPAGSLQDEDMDDFKRSVLVDAPMYLSSSLSHMSSHPAPTSSVSPAIARRGGGKPASLALVTAALGTKKGRKKKDPNEPQKPVSAYALFFRDTQAAIKGQNPNASFGEVSKIVASMWDSLAEEQKQVYKRKTEAAKREYMKALVAYRENQLTQPATEEMETPSPPRPPPPVVSLAPGAFSLAGHQAIRLPTSNLEENTITNICASNIILDVPEMTTRSRTGANKVPFPAAAVPPSPTITKIIIPKHMLQLGGQVVTVLHGGVRALQPALVVSGASRQPPPLQQMQNAPPPPRLQQMAPAPPPLQAKPRKGSSTLGVPVSITATPPPPLQIKIVPASLQGKEALPIIVPNTMALSSTATTAAMSAPVVSLQVMHSADTLGNTDDDEVTEVLHPEEEEMTVTVSGDARALRSVCIRTGCTNAAVESNDWDSEYCSNECVATHCSTIFKAWCLNRNQTM; translated from the exons ATGGACCTAAATTTCTACTCTGACTTGTCGGATGGCTGTGCTCAAAATGTTGATCCGGAGTTTCTGGACACCCAAGCCTACGGTGGATACGCCGAGGAGAACAAG TTCTCAGAAGGCAGCGACAGTTATCTCACCATCAGTGGAGGGGGCCACCCTTTCCTGTCGGCTGAG CAGACGTTCCATACGCCGAGTCTCGGGGATGAGGTTTTCGAGATCCCCCCCATCTCCCTGGATCCGGACCCGACTCTGAGCATCAGTGATGGCGTGTCACACTTTGAGTTGACAGATGGGCCGGGCGGGCCCGGGGGTTCTTCGGGCTCCCGGAGCCTGGTCAGCAACCTGGTGGTGGAGGCCAATGACCCGTCCTTTGCCTCCACCTTTGTGAACTCTGGGTCTCAGGGCCTGGAGCAGCTCAACCTTGGGGCGATGGGCCAAGCTGGAGGGGGAGCCCTGCTGAGCTCCTCGGCTCTG GAACTGGGGAACTCCAGTGGTTCACATTTCAGCAGTTCGTCCCCCATGACCATTGATGTCCAGCTTGGCGACATCAGTCACAGTCTTTTGGGAAGCGGCCAGTTGAGCACTATTAACCCATCTGAACTGGCACTTGGTCTTGGGGGTGATAACATTGGGCATCCTTCGGATACACTAGAGCAGCCGCTCTCGGCAACGCCATCACCAGCCGGCTCCCTGCAGGATGAGGACATGGATGACTTCAAG AGGAGTGTGCTGGTAGACGCCCCCATGTATCTATCCTCGTCCCTTTCCCACATGTCCTCCCACCCTGCTCCTACGTCTTCTGTGTCTCCGGCTATAGCCAGGAGGGGCGGAGGCAAGCCGGCCTCTCTGGCCTTGGTGACTGCGGCACTGGGCACtaagaaagggaggaagaagaaagaccCAAACGAACCACAGAAGCCCGTCTCAGCGTATGCGTTGTTCTTCCGAGACACCCAGGCAGCCATTAAGGGCCAGAACCCCAACGCCTCTTTTGGGGAAGTGTCAAAGATTGTGGCCTCCATGTGGGACAGTCTGGCTGAGGAACAGAAGCAG GTGTATAAAAGAAAGACGGAAGCAGCCAAAAGGGAGTACATGAAAGCCCTCGTAGCTTATAGAGAGAACCAGCTTACACAG CCTGCCACTGAGGAGATGGAGACCCCTTCAccaccacgacctccaccaCCGGTGGTCAGTCTGGCACCTGGGGCCTTTTCCTTAGCTGGTCACCAGGCCATCCGTCTGCCGACCAGCAACCTGGAGGAGAACACCATCACCAACATTTGTGCCTCCAACATCATCCTGGACGTCCCGGAGATGACCACCCGTTCCCGCACGGGGGCAAACAAAGTCCCTTTTCCAGCAGCTGCGGTACCCCCGTCCCCGACCATCACGAAGATTATAATCCCAAAGCACATGTTGCAGTTGGGGGGCCAGGTGGTGACTGTGTTGCACGGAGGTGTCCGTGCTTTGCAGCCCGCACTGGTGGTGTCGGGTGCCTCTCGTCAACCACCCCCGCTGCAGCAGATGCAGAACGCTCCGCCTCCGCCGCGGCTCCAGCAAATGGCGCCAGCGCCTCCGCCCTTGCAGGCCAAACCCCGCAAGGGAAGCTCCACGCTAGGTGTCCCCGTGTCCATCACGGCTAcacctccgcctcctctccagATAAAAATAGTTCCCGCGTCCTTGCAGGGCAAAGAGGCTCTGCCGATTATCGTCCCCAATACAATGGCTTTGTCGTCCACCGCAACCACGGCTGCTATGTCTGCACCTGTCGTGTCGCTACAGGTGATGCATTCTGCTGACACGTTGGGCAACACGGACGACGACGAAGTTACAGAAGTGCTGCATCCAGAAGAG GAAGAGATGACGGTGACTGTGTCCGGCGATGCCAGGGCGTTGAGAAGCGTGTGCATCAGGACGGGCTGCACCAACGCAGCCGTGGAGAGCAACGACTGGGACAGCGAATACTGCAGCAACGAATGTGTGGCCACTCACTGCAG CACTATATTCAAGGCCTGGTGCTTGAACAGGAATCAGACCATGTAA
- the LOC117746709 gene encoding E3 ubiquitin/ISG15 ligase TRIM25-like isoform X1: MEDAEKTQLEELLMCPVCQDIFRDPRQLPCGHSMCMGCLENVMDHSSDVPFRCPDCRADFGPVIAVHKSYALANIVEDFRVNRRRRKEQTQSVYCDCCPERRTLATKTCLKCEVSLCAEHVKGHLELPVFSGHPLVRPLGDLLERKCPRHEDEVLRYYCNTSRRYICNICALESRRHKEATEASCVLRRQLTEYMDQRFDVLKEQIGESIESVNKLQEDIKREKRTGNPFVPSLSGVTVVLFCLWLIVLYYAYNYSVEIQTLTDALEEQQNRVRHIYSTIVEHLVTHPIQSHTHTETEDRGTKYDLLKLWNSKLS; this comes from the exons ATGGAAGACGCGGAGAAAACCCAGCTCGAGGAGCTGCTGATGTGCCCGGTGTGCCAGGACATCTTCCGGGACCCCCGGCAGCTGCCCTGTGGACACAGCATGTGCATGGGCTGTCTGGAGAACGTGATGGATCACTCCTCGGACGTTCCCTTCCGCTGCCCGGACTGCAGGGCCGATTTCGGGCCGGTCATCGCGGTGCATAAGAGCTACGCGCTGGCCAACATCGTGGAGGACTTCAGGGTGAATCGGAGGAGGAGG AAGGAGCAGACACAAAGTGTGTACTGCGACTGCTGCCCGGAGAGAAGGACTCTGGCCACCAAGACGTGCCTGAAGTGTGAGGTGTCGCTGTGCGCGGAGCACGTCAAGGGCCACCTGGAGCTGCCGGTGTTCTCGGGGCACCCCTTGGTGAGGCCCCTGGGGGACCTCCTGGAGAGGAAGTGCCCGCGTCACGAGGACGAGGTGCTGAGGTACTACTGCAACACGTCCCGGCGctacatctgtaacatctgcgCCCTGGAGAGCAGGCGGCACAAGGAGGCCACCGAGGCCTCCTGCGTCCTGCGCAGACAGCTCACC GAGTACATGGACCAGCGCTTTGACGTGCTCAAGGAGCAAATCGGAGAATCCATCGAGTCTGTAAACAAACTGCAGGAAGACATCAAACGTGAA AAACGGACGGGGAACCCGTTCGTCCCGTCCCTCAGCGGTGTCACAGTGGTGCTGTTCTGTCTGTGGCTCATCGTTCTGTATTACG CGTACAACTACTCCGTGGAAATCCAGACGCTCACCGACgcgctggaggagcagcagaaccGCGTGCGTCACATTTACTCCACCATTGTGG AACACTTGGTCACTCATCCAATACAGAGCCACACGCATACGGAGACGGAGGATCGAGGTACAAAATACGATCTCTTGAAACTTTGGAACAGTAAACTTAGTTAA
- the LOC117746709 gene encoding E3 ubiquitin/ISG15 ligase TRIM25-like isoform X3: protein MEDAEKTQLEELLMCPVCQDIFRDPRQLPCGHSMCMGCLENVMDHSSDVPFRCPDCRADFGPVIAVHKSYALANIVEDFRVNRRRRKEQTQSVYCDCCPERRTLATKTCLKCEVSLCAEHVKGHLELPVFSGHPLVRPLGDLLERKCPRHEDEVLRYYCNTSRRYICNICALESRRHKEATEASCVLRRQLTEYMDQRFDVLKEQIGESIESVNKLQEDIKRERTTTPWKSRRSPTRWRSSRTACVTFTPPLWNTWSLIQYRATRIRRRRIEVQNTIS, encoded by the exons ATGGAAGACGCGGAGAAAACCCAGCTCGAGGAGCTGCTGATGTGCCCGGTGTGCCAGGACATCTTCCGGGACCCCCGGCAGCTGCCCTGTGGACACAGCATGTGCATGGGCTGTCTGGAGAACGTGATGGATCACTCCTCGGACGTTCCCTTCCGCTGCCCGGACTGCAGGGCCGATTTCGGGCCGGTCATCGCGGTGCATAAGAGCTACGCGCTGGCCAACATCGTGGAGGACTTCAGGGTGAATCGGAGGAGGAGG AAGGAGCAGACACAAAGTGTGTACTGCGACTGCTGCCCGGAGAGAAGGACTCTGGCCACCAAGACGTGCCTGAAGTGTGAGGTGTCGCTGTGCGCGGAGCACGTCAAGGGCCACCTGGAGCTGCCGGTGTTCTCGGGGCACCCCTTGGTGAGGCCCCTGGGGGACCTCCTGGAGAGGAAGTGCCCGCGTCACGAGGACGAGGTGCTGAGGTACTACTGCAACACGTCCCGGCGctacatctgtaacatctgcgCCCTGGAGAGCAGGCGGCACAAGGAGGCCACCGAGGCCTCCTGCGTCCTGCGCAGACAGCTCACC GAGTACATGGACCAGCGCTTTGACGTGCTCAAGGAGCAAATCGGAGAATCCATCGAGTCTGTAAACAAACTGCAGGAAGACATCAAACGTGAA CGTACAACTACTCCGTGGAAATCCAGACGCTCACCGACgcgctggaggagcagcagaaccGCGTGCGTCACATTTACTCCACCATTGTGG AACACTTGGTCACTCATCCAATACAGAGCCACACGCATACGGAGACGGAGGATCGAGGTACAAAATACGATCTCTTGA
- the LOC117746709 gene encoding E3 ubiquitin/ISG15 ligase TRIM25-like isoform X2: MEDAEKTQLEELLMCPVCQDIFRDPRQLPCGHSMCMGCLENVMDHSSDVPFRCPDCRADFGPVIAVHKSYALANIVEDFRVNRRRRKEQTQSVYCDCCPERRTLATKTCLKCEVSLCAEHVKGHLELPVFSGHPLVRPLGDLLERKCPRHEDEVLRYYCNTSRRYICNICALESRRHKEATEASCVLRRQLTEYMDQRFDVLKEQIGESIESVNKLQEDIKREKRTGNPFVPSLSGVTVVLFCLWLIVLYYGERTTTPWKSRRSPTRWRSSRTACVTFTPPLWNTWSLIQYRATRIRRRRIEVQNTIS; encoded by the exons ATGGAAGACGCGGAGAAAACCCAGCTCGAGGAGCTGCTGATGTGCCCGGTGTGCCAGGACATCTTCCGGGACCCCCGGCAGCTGCCCTGTGGACACAGCATGTGCATGGGCTGTCTGGAGAACGTGATGGATCACTCCTCGGACGTTCCCTTCCGCTGCCCGGACTGCAGGGCCGATTTCGGGCCGGTCATCGCGGTGCATAAGAGCTACGCGCTGGCCAACATCGTGGAGGACTTCAGGGTGAATCGGAGGAGGAGG AAGGAGCAGACACAAAGTGTGTACTGCGACTGCTGCCCGGAGAGAAGGACTCTGGCCACCAAGACGTGCCTGAAGTGTGAGGTGTCGCTGTGCGCGGAGCACGTCAAGGGCCACCTGGAGCTGCCGGTGTTCTCGGGGCACCCCTTGGTGAGGCCCCTGGGGGACCTCCTGGAGAGGAAGTGCCCGCGTCACGAGGACGAGGTGCTGAGGTACTACTGCAACACGTCCCGGCGctacatctgtaacatctgcgCCCTGGAGAGCAGGCGGCACAAGGAGGCCACCGAGGCCTCCTGCGTCCTGCGCAGACAGCTCACC GAGTACATGGACCAGCGCTTTGACGTGCTCAAGGAGCAAATCGGAGAATCCATCGAGTCTGTAAACAAACTGCAGGAAGACATCAAACGTGAA AAACGGACGGGGAACCCGTTCGTCCCGTCCCTCAGCGGTGTCACAGTGGTGCTGTTCTGTCTGTGGCTCATCGTTCTGTATTACGGtgag CGTACAACTACTCCGTGGAAATCCAGACGCTCACCGACgcgctggaggagcagcagaaccGCGTGCGTCACATTTACTCCACCATTGTGG AACACTTGGTCACTCATCCAATACAGAGCCACACGCATACGGAGACGGAGGATCGAGGTACAAAATACGATCTCTTGA